From Syngnathoides biaculeatus isolate LvHL_M chromosome 12, ASM1980259v1, whole genome shotgun sequence:
GTCTGTTTTCCAACCAAATAAGCCATTCTGAACTCATGTGCTGTTCCTCTTCATTAAAAGGCCGCAAACTGAGCTTCGAGGATGTGTTACCCGCTGTGGAAATGCTAAAGGAACTTCTGGATGAGAGTTCAGACTTTCTGGAGGGGGGTGAGCCCTGGCCCAGCGTGGGTCAATTTATACGTGCGGAGGTATGACCAGCATGTCAATGTTCCACCATAATTTGACAATAAAGTGGTGACTTGTTTGGGTGCAGGTGCTACAAAGATCAGCAGAGAAGTGGAAAGCAAACAGTGAAAACTCTTTGCAGCGCTGCATGATCAGCACCATGATGAAGGTGGAGTGTTGCGTTAATGGAACTCACAGCTTGGATGACGTGGGCTTGGGTGGTATTGGCCTCTATAAAACAATGCCAGGACTTGACTGCACCTTTCCAGGGTTTGTAGTCCATCCTAGTATACATGAAAcatgcatactgtacatatccttgtgtttCTGGCATATTAGTCTATTTAGTTAAAGTAACGAAACACAGGTAGCAACTGAGGCCAGACAAAGCAGTCAAATTGCTTGTAACCTGCACGCACAAAGTGATGCACTCAAAGACACTCGGAAATCTCGGTGTTCAGCAGAATTGGAGGATGGTGATTGATTGTGGTCTTCTAAAACTATGCCATTTTTAATTGAGTGTGAGCGATAATTTCAAATAGAAAGTTGGAATAACAGCATGTTTTGGGTTGCCATCCAGTTATTAATTTACATCAAGGGCGGGCAACCTGCGGCCTTTGGTGTATATGAgctataaaaatatttgatgtgaCCCTTCATGTCATTGTATAAACAAATAAGACAACAGCGGGTTCGTTTTAACAATTCCCAAAACGTATAGTATTTCTTTGATTattgcatcatatttttttacatttataaaattACTATGCGGTGGCACGGtagtgcagctggtaaagcattggactcacagttctgaggacccgggttagatCCTGGccccaacctgtgtggagtttgcatgttgtccccgtgcctgcgtgggatttctccggccactccggtttcctcccacatcccaaaaacatgcaacattacttggacactctaaattgccccgaggtgtgatggtgagtgcggctgtttgtctcaatgtgcccagcgattggctggcgaccagttcagcgtgtaccccacctcctgcccgttgacagctgagattggctccagcactccctgcgaccctcgtgaggataagcaacaaagaaaatgcatgcatgGATGGAAATTACTATGCCCCTAGCAGGACTTGATATTCCCTGTGAAATTTGTAATACATTTAACTTTAAATTTTGTAATGTCAGGCAATGAAAGCGGCAATAGTAAATCAAATCCTCACTCAACACTCGCCCATTAATCTCATCTCCTGTGTTGTATtcaaccttcttttttttcccagaggtTATGATGGTCTAGTCAGGAACCTGATGTCAGAGCTGCCTCCTGGTGTGGTGACCTACAACCAACCCGTTCGCTGCATCCACTGGAACAACTCTGACAAGAGGGATGCACCCGTGAACATCGAATGCGACGATGGGAAGATGGTGGCAGCTGATCATGTAGTCGTCACAATTCCTTTAGGTGTGATCACAATTCGGGACTTCCTTGGGTGGCTCCTCCTGAAATATCTATCAAACTCTTCGTGCTTCTGTTTGGTCAGGCTACTTAAAGAAGCACCATATGTCACTCTtccgtcctcctcttcctttgcACAAAATGCACACCATCCAGAGATTGGGCTTCGGCaccaacaataaaatatttgtggaaTTTGATTGGCCCTGGTGGGATGAGGATTGCGAGGTCATCTACTTGGTCTGGGAAGATgaggtgagtgagtgagttacTACTTCTGACCTTTTTTCTTGTGGATTTTAAATTAATACTTATGACTCTTTCTAACCGGAATGTCATAACCTTTGTCGAGgcaaaaattatgattatgtACTGTGACTCACAGTGCGTGCATGTGCATAAAATGCTTATCGCTTACCTTTCCCTACATCTTTGATGATAAAACTTTACAACCTAGTACTTAATCAGTTTTCTGTCATCCCGTTGTTCAGGACGCCATGTTGGACCAGGTGCAGGATATTCCAGGGTCCTGGATAAAGAAATTGTTTGGCTTCACTGTGTTAAAACCCACTGAAAGGTAAGGTAAGCAGTTTGGGTTCCCGTGGGTGCGCCCAAATGCCCCCTAACAAATTagcaattaattaattttttacattgatttatatattttagtgACGTGTACAGATATACAGCATGTGTGCTGGTTCACGACAGGCATCAGCAAGTCCACACAATTAAAAATCTACCTTGTTTAATGTTATGATCACAGGTACTGTTGTCACACATGCAGGGGCCTTCTTATTCAGACTGCGACCATTTGACCTCAGTCAGTGTCCCAATATTTAGCCACTGCCAGTCCGAAGCTTGGAGAACAAATGAGTTGTTTGCATCAGaaatccggcataaaaactgtgccaaaaaatcaTGGGCGGACATGCTGAGGTGTTACAACAGCAACATGTTGATACATGCCTTACAATACATTTTCACCAAAACTGACGTTTCTAGGAAAGTTATATTGTTGATTTCCATTGAAAACCATTACGgtaattaaagcccaagtgtcatccctataaacattctgaaatagatattgtaatgaaaaatacatataacattcttcacttcaatgtctatatgaaaaaataaatatgagcggagagcgcgtcatccatgtgcaaagttgcggaagtgtcattggacatccaagtggtcaccatgttggctgcattgactgcccgtgatgtcaccccagatattcaccattgaaaacacgctgtggcccttactatgggagacgaacacgccccttctgacacggaagctcttttcagctgagtgaagtgaccggggcaatattaccctatcgtttcgagccttACTTAGATGGTGTGATATGCGAAtgacggccaaaccgcatgcagccaaagcacctccccatccgatccaccttCGCGCGGCgtagatgagccaccctggccgaagccatGGTTGGCAGACACGGCGCCAACGGGCACGTCGACACGTTTAGTACCTCTGAGTTATgtacatggatcttttgttcCGTTCTGAAACGATTACGTCCTCCCCCCTAACTATTGTTTtattagtagctctatacaaatctacctgtcatttggaatccatgaagctctcctcctttgcacccgtgaaatccatttttcatgacgaaccgggtgataaatccatcctcccaagtgttcgagcattATCAAACAATGCAATGTGttagccggcattttggctaacacggaagaacaaagagctaccttcccgcaggtaaaactaatagaaacaaacgagttcgcttgagtgcgctactgccctgcaCGTCACGTCCTgctttttgtcaaaaacaaaaccctcgaGATGATTTTTATGtcggaagttacaaaaagccatacacgtcaaaatcatgttttgttgtgaaaaaacgcatgggtccataccggctgccgtttttttattaataacatactaaaactcatgcatttcatgacagtggcccctTAAAAAGATAAACTCTTGGGGTAAGAGCCAGCTCACTCAGGTCCCGAATGATAGAAAATGATTGGGAGGTTATTATTTATTCGAGAGTGACGATATGGAAgttgttgttgcatgttttgtttggtggatttagaaaaaaaaaaaagtctttacacCCTCAGGTTCGGCCATGTTTTATGTGGCTGGATCGCTGGGCATGAGGCAAGTTATATGGAGACTTTGCCTGAGCAGGAGGTCCTGCATGCCGTCACTCAACTTGTCCGCAGGTTTACAGGTGAATGAGTAACTGTCTTTTATAGCTTTGCTGCTCAAGGTGGACTTTTACTAATTAATtctgtccgtgtgtgtgtgagggtaAGGTAATCCCATAATCACGCCACGGAGAATCCTCAGATCTCAATGGTGTCTTGATCCCTGGACATGTGGATCGTACAGTTACCCTTCGAGGGGCTGCTCAGTGCAGGACTATGAGAACATGATGGAGCCTCTGCCATCCAAGCGATCGCTTTCGCAAgtaatgacattttaaacaaaacattaaaaaaaaaaggtttctatCAACTCAAGAATCCCAAACTGTCTGCTGTGTCCTTTCCAGCCGCTGCAGGTGTTATTTGCTGGAGAGGCGACTCATCCCTGCTATTTCTCCACCGTCCACGGAGCTCTTCTCTCCGGTTGGAGGGAAGCCGACAGGCTTCTCGCTCACTACTCGTCCTCTGCTCGTCCAGTACAACCAACCAAGTCAAAGCTTTAAAAGAATAATGCTATTCAGACTTAGAGAGGAATGCTAAATAATGTGATTTCATTGTGTATCGATTATTATAATGATACAGATTAATCTTGATGAGTATGTGCcataaaatgatgatgataattatCGGTCTTATTTAGAAGAAATATGCAATCCTGTTTtggagcgcaaaaaaaaaaaaaaccatgacctTTGAAAAGGAATCCTCTTTTCACATCAATAAAAGTTGAAAGGTATTTTTATGCATAACATACAACTACAGATAAAATGTGATATGACAACTTTAGATGACTGATTTAATTTTCCAATAcctaataaaaatgtaaaattctatGTTGTGAAGTTTTTCTGGAGCATTCcacgtaggtgtgaatgcgagtgtgcaaatggttgttcgtaagtgccctgcaattggctggggaccagttcagggtgtgcccctcttttttccccaaagatagctaggacaggttccagcacccccacgaccctaatgaggatgagcagtacagaaaatggatggaaactcTGGCAGTAGTTCACTGAAATAATTTGAACTTTTTCTGCAGAACAGTGAACAATTGATTAGTATATCAGTCTCAGCAGTTCTGAAGGTTGCTGCACTcaacaaaacaccaaaaaaacgTATTCTTGCTCACATTCTTAATTGGTTGAATTCAGTGAGACATTTTCTGCACACAAAAAGGTTTATTTTTCCtctaattgttaaaaaaaaaagtctaaatctATGACCGTGAGCACTTCTTTGCTGAGATAGTACATCCACCTCATCTATGGCACGGTTGATGTTTGATTAGACCATAATTGTTGCATAGGCTGCTCATTATAAAATGTGCAGCTTTACTCTATTCAATTCatgaaaatgggagcaaaaacaaaaatgttttcatatttttgttcagcATATGTCGTATCAGTGGGCCATTTCGCCTTCGGTTACGGCAGCACTGTATATCTGTTAAAATCATCTAATTTCCCTCTAACCTAAGGAAATattaagtaaaataaaatcGTTATAATTTGTGGTCCAGTTTTGATGTCGTTAATCTTGCTTTCAAATTGCAATTCGTTCAATATTCTGTGTGGGCAGGAATACACAGATGGCGGACGGACCTCGTCACCGACGAAGAGCGGAACTAAGATTATTTTTAGAGTTCTGAGTCGGGGTGTAAACAGTGGTGCGCATAGTGACAATGGTAGTTCTTTTTTAAATCGTGAATAGTAAAAAGTTCGACTAAGGTGCAGATGTGACATTAAGTCTCGTATATTTATCGAGACTATGAAACTGTACCGGTCACTCAGCAATGTCGCCAAACTTCGGAGCACGTTCGATTTCGGAGGTCGGGATGTGGCTCACTGGTTCCCTGGACACATGGCGAAAGGTGACTTCAAGTACAGTAATTGCTATCAAATGACAAATAGATGCATTATACTCTCACCACGGGATTGTAGTGAGTGACCTGGTTTATTTGTCCATGTGGGCAGGACTGAAGAAGATGAGAGCCAGTCTGAAGAGTGTTGACTGCATCATAGAAATCCACGACGCTAGGATATCCTTTCTGATGAAGATGCGGGTTGATTGCTTGTGCTCATGCTGTTGTTACCAAATATCTTTAACACGAATTAAATCCCGTTGTCTGGGAGAAACCCCGTGTTTCAGGAGACCCTGGACGTTAAACCGCATCTGCTTGTTCTTAATAAGATGGACCTAGCTGACCTGTCAAACAAACAGGTGCTGGATACAtttatacaactttttttttttaaagcacattcATACTGTGAACTCGTCTCTTTTGTCACCCAAGCGGAGTTCATCATTGAAAGTGTTGTCGTCCGTAAAGTCAAGTGTAAGGTATTTTCACATGGTTGCCATGGCTCCTACCCGAAAAGTCAGACTGGAGAAGTGGTGTCAATGTCAGAGTAAAGAAGAATTTTTACGAATAGGAGTATTGACATACGGTATTGGGTCCGATCCGATATTGACATCGGTTATCATCCTTAGTCATAAATAGTTTCAAATGAAATAGTGTGGACTTTTACCGCTTGTCGCAAATAATTTGGGAGATCATCCAAGACGGGGCGTCACGgtaggtcagctggtaaagcgtcggcttcacagatctgaggacccgggttcgatcctggccccgcctgtggtgtttgtatgttcttcccgtgcctccgtgggttttctttgggcactccggtttcctcccacatcccaaaaacatgcaacattaattggacactctgaaattcccccgaggtgtgattgtgagtgtggctgtttgtctctatttgccctgcgattggctggcaaccagttcagggtgtaccccgtctcctgcccgttgacagctgggataggcttcagtactctccacgacccttgtgatgataagtggcttagaaaatctATGGATAGATGGATCTGCCAGCTCCTGTTGTGTAATGAAACATCCTAACTGGCTCATCCCATCAAGGTGCCATAAATGGAAGTTTGCATTCATGggaagcttgaaaaaaaatcttcactgtCTGCATTATGAAAGAAATTGTCTTTTATTACCCATTTGTGTGTGTAGTACAGATGCATCTCCACAAAGTAGAATATTGAAGAAATTTCATTTCAGTCGTTTAATTCAAATGGTAAAACCCATTAGATTCTGTACACAGagtgaaatacagtacagtgtatgTCATGATATTATTTAAAATTCTGATGATTACAACCCAGAGAAGCCCAAAAGGCACCACCCCAATGGattggacatccatccatccattgtctttgccacttatcctcataagggtcgcgcggagtgctgtagcctatcccagctgtcaacgggcaggaggcggggtgcaccctgaactggttgccagccaatcacagggcacattgaattGAACAggcgcactcgcaatcacacataggggcaatttcgagtgtccaattaatgttgcatgtttttgcaatgtgagaggaaaccggagtgcccggaagaaaaccacacaggcacggggagaacatgcaaactccacacaggcggatctggggttgaacctgggacctcagaactgtgaggccaacgctttaccagctgaacaccgtgccgccatagaTTGGAgatttacattaaaaacaataaagaaaaacaagatgGAAAGTTAGGAGGAAAAGACCTGCTGAAAAGTGTGTTTAATGAATCTGAATCATGAATTTAATTTTACGAAATTAACTTATTATAAACATTTAATTCACCCGCGTGTGGTTTCATAtaaagaaaatgtcttttttttgcccCTGCAGAGGATCCTGAAGGAGCTTGACAGAAATGGAGTGAAGAACGTTCTGTTCGCTAATTGTCTGAAGCAGCGAGACGAAAGTGTCACCAAGGTGTGCGTCATCTTCACTTGAACGCCCAATAAATTTGATGACTGGACTTTATTAATACTGTGTTGATTAAAAGCCATTGCACTCATTCTTTTTTGTGCAGTTGGTGCCAACTGTGTTGGAGATGTTGGGAAACGCGCAACGCTTTAACAGAGAAGAGGTACATACAGTGTAAAATATAGatgtaaaaaaacacatcagagTGAGGATCTTGAACATTTTTGGGTGATGCACATGTAAACGTCGGATAATAAACGTTATAATACGAGTTCGTCATGCTGCTGTGATTTTGTAGTATGCACAAGATTCTAATAATCAAATGTACATGTCCATTTTTCCAGAATCATAATTATTGCCTGATGGTAATTGGAGTGCCCAATGTGGGAAAATCATCCCTTATCAACTCACTAAGaagaacacatttgaaaaaaggtACAGCACAACAGCTACTGATCAGTTTTTGTTCCTGAGTATCACAAATAACATTTCTCGTTCAGGCCGTGCGTCTCGAGTAGGTGCAGAGCCTGGAATAACTCGAGCCGTCCTGACTAGGATTCAGGTcagtgaaatatatatatatttttttgcatgtgcgTATATCTGTTCATTTGTAAACAATGTTATCTCCCATTCACAGGTTTGTGAACGCCCTTTTATGTTCCTGTTGGACACACCAGGAGTCTTGCCTCCGCGTATAGAAAGTGTCGAAACGGGGATGAAGCTGGCGTTATGTGGTGAGCAGACGTAACTCAATAAATCTGTGATTGCCAACCAAAGTGCGGAGAGATCTAATAGCAGTTCGTTGAATTGAACTGTGTTGGAAGAACTGCTTCTGTCATGTCTCTCCAGGAACTATCCTAGACCATTTAGTGGGCGAGGATATCATTGCTGACTACTTGCTCTATTCTCTGAACCGGCTTGAGAAATTCAGGTAGGATTTTCAATGTGAGTTGACGTCACATGATCAGTGTTGACATTTTACATCTCTTTTGGTCCATCGCGTTGCATTTATGTTCAGTTATGTGGAAAAATACAACCTTCCCGAGCCTAGCGACGACATCCAGTTTGTCCTAAAACACATCGCTGTGAAGCTCAGGAAGACCCAGCGCGTTAAAGCCATCACCGGTGTTGGTAAGAAAGATAGCACTGTATGAAATTAATGGACATTTTCCTAATCTTCCCAAATAGCTTTTGTGAGGTCATACAGTATCTCATAAAtcacaatcagctttattggccaagtgtgtaactgGAGATGGTTGAAGGAATGCTGGAACCCCCCACTCTTCCCATCTTCCTTACATTAAATTTAAACTCTGCCTGCATattttaatatccatccatccattttcttagccacttgtcctcacgagggtcacagaagtgttggaacctatcccagctgtcaacgggcaagtggcagggtacaccctgaactggttgccagccaatcgcaagacacatggagacaaacagccgtgctcacaatcacacctaagggcaatttagagtgtccgattaatgttgcatgtttttgggatgtgggaggaaaccggagtgcccggagaaaacccgggcaggcacggggagaacatgaaaacttcacacagggagggctgggattgaacccgggtccgcagaactgtgaggccaacgctttccagctgacccaccgtgccgctcatattttaagaattatttaaaaatttttaacAGTACCGTAACTACCTTTTGAAAACACCATTCGCGCATTCTCCTTGTTCTTTATGCTATGCTGGGTTGTATAAAGTAGCTGCTAAGTATTTAGAGTGCAGACTTGTTAATATTAATATCATAAAGTGAGCCACAATAACCAATTTTTACTGTCCTTTAGGTAACGTTACCATCACGGTTCCCAACTACCCCGCAGCAGCGTACGATTTCATCCGAGCCTTCAGGAAAGGAGAGCTAGGACAAGTGATTCTGGACTAAAGGACACATTTTAATGTATGCACCTGTACATTTATTATACGttgtacatattaaaaaaaaatcgagtcATTTGAATGTGTCTTGCTTTTAGAATGAAAAAGGCACATGTCTTAAGACTTGGTTTAAACGTGTTTTATTTGCATTGAGACAGATAACAAAGctattactgtatgtacagtacacaaGTGCAGTATAGATAAGGAACAGTCATCTGTTCCTAATGTGAGGAAGAAGTTTGAGGATCCATCACAACCTACTTGAGCAGCACCATGTCTTTACACCTGATTCACAAATATCTTGATTTTCCTCAAGTAGTGGTTGTCCCCAAAATGATCCCCCGCCCCAATTGATTGActgtaaataaatactgtaaatgcctcccttcaaaaaaaagtatttcctttTCTATCAGGAAAATGGGTCGTAATTGAAGCGATCTAAATTGAAAGACTTTAAAATTGGAACTCAGTTAACAGCACCACCTTCTGAGTCACAGAAAAAACAATTCTCAGATGAATTAAAGTGAGGAGTCTGTACAATGATGCAAATGAGATTCCTGGGCATTGTATTAAAAGATGATTGTAGACACCTCCAGATGAGTCAATACCCATCCTGGAATTAGTTCCATAAATGGAATATTTGTGGTGttaaaatggaatgtttttttggtGGGTTTAAGACACCAATATATATGGATCAGCAGCGTATACATAAAACAATGTATCCTAAGTATATACATTATCCTGTGTAGGCATAACTTCATTTGAAATTGTTGCCTTATTGCATAATGCCAGAGTCATTTCTTACTTGGTGTCCCCTTATCAATGAGAAAATAATGTGCTctatcattctatggaataccagctgaaaagacgagaaaagatcgatggattttggaaattaaacgtgctggatggtgcccaaccaaatacacacgactgttgCGAAGTATTTATAAAACCAAGTTGTCTTATTTGAGagaattgcatttaaaaaaaaaaagacggggtCATCCCCAatatacatggaagcgtgttgcagccacatgtttaccaacagatgttttttttttttttaatatgcattgttctcaaattagtcggatttaaaaaaaagaaaatataccgtcagtcacacagaggtttacataggttaatGTGTGACTGCAACATACCTCTGcatacgggggctgaagcctatcccagcggtttattttcttttttttttttaaatacgcatcggATTCATTTGAGAgcaaggcgtttttttttttaaaaaaaaagtgtcacggagaggtttacagaagtttaacgtgtggccgcaatatgcttccgtgtacaaggagccaactcgctgtcttttttttttccaatcatagttaattattgcgagtttgtgtaaaaccaggggtcatttatttaaatagtgG
This genomic window contains:
- the paox gene encoding peroxisomal N(1)-acetyl-spermine/spermidine oxidase, with amino-acid sequence MSSTGTNARVVVIGCGISGIAAAHRLLKAGFQHVRILEATGRSGGRIKTSTFGGKIIEMGANWIHGPSEENPVFCLARQYDLLSPEALTPENQAMDVGGHPPWIPNVFTSSGRKLSFEDVLPAVEMLKELLDESSDFLEGGEPWPSVGQFIRAEVLQRSAEKWKANSENSLQRCMISTMMKVECCVNGTHSLDDVGLGGIGLYKTMPGLDCTFPGGYDGLVRNLMSELPPGVVTYNQPVRCIHWNNSDKRDAPVNIECDDGKMVAADHVVVTIPLGYLKKHHMSLFRPPLPLHKMHTIQRLGFGTNNKIFVEFDWPWWDEDCEVIYLVWEDEDAMLDQVQDIPGSWIKKLFGFTVLKPTERFGHVLCGWIAGHEASYMETLPEQEVLHAVTQLVRRFTGNPIITPRRILRSQWCLDPWTCGSYSYPSRGCSVQDYENMMEPLPSKRSLSQPLQVLFAGEATHPCYFSTVHGALLSGWREADRLLAHYSSSARPVQPTKSKL
- the mtg1 gene encoding mitochondrial ribosome-associated GTPase 1; translation: MKLYRSLSNVAKLRSTFDFGGRDVAHWFPGHMAKGLKKMRASLKSVDCIIEIHDARIPLSGRNPVFQETLDVKPHLLVLNKMDLADLSNKQRILKELDRNGVKNVLFANCLKQRDESVTKLVPTVLEMLGNAQRFNREENHNYCLMVIGVPNVGKSSLINSLRRTHLKKGRASRVGAEPGITRAVLTRIQVCERPFMFLLDTPGVLPPRIESVETGMKLALCGTILDHLVGEDIIADYLLYSLNRLEKFSYVEKYNLPEPSDDIQFVLKHIAVKLRKTQRVKAITGVGNVTITVPNYPAAAYDFIRAFRKGELGQVILD